DNA from Drosophila busckii strain San Diego stock center, stock number 13000-0081.31 chromosome 2R, ASM1175060v1, whole genome shotgun sequence:
CTACACACGatactaaaaatatacaaatacatacaaatttggCCAATTAACAAGCAGCTGCGCTCatcttacaaaaaaaaacataaacagacaaacacatagagagacagacagacagttagcGGGCAGTAAgtcaagtttttgttgtaaagTGTTAACACATTGAACAGAGAGTGGGAGTGTGGCTGGGTGGGAAATTCATTTCAGACCGACCGTTGGCAAAGAGAAAACCcttggccagctgcagctcattgtCAATCTCTTTGAGCAGATCGCTCTCCGACCAGCTGCGTcgctggcgttgctgctgcagctgctgcggcgagAGCAAAAAACGCGTCTGCTTCTGTGGGCGTTGACGCAGCTTTGCAGTCATCGTTGGCGTCGCTGCGCGCTGCGGtactcgctgctgctcttgtagttgttgctgctgctgctcgcttttaattgctttggctATCAAAATGTTGGCATTCGGTTAGtttctcgctcacacacacacacacacacatagacatgcCACTTAGTGTAAGAACCCTGTGCTCAATTGTCTCTGGCGCAGGCAAAACAAACGAATCGCTTATGCTGTCTGCCTATCCATGCAATTGAatggaattaattaaaatttccgCTTAATCGCGATTTTGCGCTAAATGTCTGTGCAATATGCTATCgaagcaatgcaatttttcttTATGCTTGTGCCACTTTAGCAAAGAGATGAGAGGGTGAAATATAAATTGGCAATACACTTGAGCGCAGAGTTGTAATTAAGtcaatgaatataaaataagcacTTGAGATTCGCTAATGAGATTGAgtcattaataattataatatgatAAAGTAATGCAAAGCGCTTTAAAcgccaaaaagtatgctatatataaaagcgaTATGCAGGCGTAAGCGTATTGAATGCagtatgtttataattataattatttaaaagacaTTTACATGTGATTAGTAATACAAGCAACAACTTCATCTCTCTGTCGAAcaacttaaagctaaaacagatttatatatagcatatggTATGTCATGCATAGAGTATATCATAATAAAGACTAAATAACAATGGAGTTTGGTTAATCATTTCTGTTCATTTATTACATTCAACAACACACTTGAATTTTGAtatgtttgcattaatttttgacAAGTCACATAACATAGACTTAACTTATTATTGGCCTAAACAATTATATCAAATAGTTCAGTTTGTTATAGCTAGGCTGGCTGCATGCGGGGGCTAAAAAACAAGTAGGGGGTGGGGCTAGGATTTAAGCAGTGGTAGCGGTTCCAAAGATTTCAGTAACTGTCGGAGGTTGTATGCTCAAAATTGCGCCAATATTTATCGACTTCCTCAAAGATTTTCGAACGAAAGGGTGAACTGGCGAACAGCTCGTTAAGGTTGCTATGAAAGTTGCTCATAAATGGCAAAGTTGCTGGCGTACTGTTGAATGTTGTagtgcttgctgttgttgtattgttgttgttgatgttgttggtgttgctggctgagagagagagacaattgcaaatatacaaaagagagagagacacacaaacacagttTGACAataacagagagagagagagaatgacTACGTGTTgtggaaatatttataatgtgTTGGTGTATTGTTGGTATGAGCGTGGGGTATGGCTGTTCACCAATGAGTGGGCATAAAATGTAGAGCAAATTTCAATAGCACTgcaattacttttaaataaatatgcacataaaGAAATTAAGAAAGAAAGTAAGTGAAATTGCagtgaaattgaatttgcttttagctaAACTTGTTCCAAGCTGTCAACACGGACAGTCCAACAAGCAAAGCTGTGCTCAAAATGGCGCCAGCTGTTGAGCTGGTCGCTGTTGGTGTGGGAATGGCTGTTGCTGTGGATTGAGTGCTCGGGATGGGGGAGTGGGAAACTGAGGAACCTTTGGAAGCGGAACCACAACCAGTGTCAGGCGAATTGGAGCGGCAGGAACTAGTTACAGaagcattgctgttgctgttgttgttgctctggttgctgttgcccaAATGCACATTATGACTAACGAGCTGCGCGGTATGCGAGCGATAACGATAGCGATTGCGATTGCCGCTTGCTATCGCTGTTTCCACTACGGCACACTCACCCTGCACAGATGGCGGCAATCGGGACACCTTGTAGGTCTTCACAATGCACGACTtcttgctggcgctgctcagCGAATTGTCCGTCGCCGTCTCGCTGCGCTCCTGCTGCTCATGCCGCTGCGTCTGTCCATCGGccagctgctcgctgctcgaGAACTTGGCAAACTCGCGCAGATGACGCGGCAGCTCGCGTAGATTCGCCTCGCTTTGACCCTCGAGCACACGCACTGGCGGCTGCGGCGCCTCCGCATCGGAATCGGCTGCTGCAGGTTTGGGCTGCGACTCGGCGCCGCTCTCCCAATCACTGTCCGCGGGCATGGCCAACTTGTGGCGTCGCTCCTTGACGCGATGCAGAAACTCATCGCTTAGGTTCGCCTGCTGCTCGCTcgcgtgctgctgctcatcctcGATCTTGGAGATTTTTATGATCTTGTGCTGACGCCGCTCCTCACGCTCCGCCACCTTGTGCATCCACTCCTCGGCCATTTGCTGGCGAAACACTTCGTCTTCGCTTAGCGTGGGCAGCTTGGGCGCTGGGCGATAACTCTCGCGTCGTGGTGGTGGCGCCTGCAGCACCGTTGGCGCGCGCTGCATTTGCTCCATGAGCCGCTGGCGctcctgctgcagcttttcaaactccagcttcagctgctcctCCTTGCTCATTATgtactgcagctgctgctcgtgcAGCTCACGCGGCAGCGAAGCGCGACGCTGGCGATCGTAGGcaggcggcgctgctgctggcgcaggcGAAACGCCGCGTCTACTGGTGGTGCTTATGTAGGTGGGATTGGGATCACGCTCGATCATGCTGTAGCAGCTGGCGTAGTGtggacgctgctgctgcgacggcgGCGCCTGCTGCAGCATTGGCGCATGTCGACGCGCGCCCGCATAAGCGTTGTGCACatcgtagctgctgctgctgctcagatCGTTGGTGCTGGCGGAGAGTCGGGGCGCGCGTATGGCATGcggctggcgctggcgctgataGCAAATCTCCACTTCGCGCGCAAACGGACGCGCGATGTTCTCCGAGTAGCCCAAATCGCTGGCATAGCGTGACCAGTCGTCGtcctgccgctgctgcggcggcgcaGGCACTGGGCGATAACATTCGGCTGAGCTATGCGGACGCTGTGCATCGCTTAGATTGCACAGCGACTCGGAGCGACGACTGCGTGGCTCGTAATCCGGCGCCAAGTCAATTGTGATCTGGCGCGGCACTGAGCTCATGCGCTCCTGGCGCGAACGTGAGCTGCGCTCGATTTCGCGCTCCAGCTCCTGCATGTGCGCATGACGCTgacgcttcagctgctgctcctgactgctgctggcgcGACTGAGATCAAAGAGCGATGCGGATTTGtcgcgctgctgccgctccgAGCGACTGGCCGACAACTCGGCATTGAGCTGCTGCGAGAGCGCATCAAAGTCCTTGAATAGGTTTTCATTATCCAAGCGATTGCCTTGACTAGTTTGCGGCTGTCCAATTGCTTCGATAGCTGCCTTGGCACGTTGCCGAAATTCCTCATaagtgccgccgccgctgctgctgctgttcaccTTGGCTGTTGAGTTTGTTTGCTctctgctgctctcgctgctcagttgctgttgctgttgctgctgtgcgtcATCAATGAAAGTGCTGCCATTTAATTTGGTTGCTGACataatatttgcagctgccgGCGGTGGCGGCACTGGTGGTGCACAATCCACTTCAtccacagctgttgctgttgctgctgttggaaaCTTCTGCGGCTTGTCaccctgttgctgctgctcgcgactgctgttgctgtagtcGTAGACCACTTGGCCATTCTCGATGCGCTGCTTGGACTCGTAGCTGCTGGTTTCGATGTTGGAGTAGCGTTTGGTTTGCGGCGTCAGCGTGGGCTGCAGACTGTGCTCAATGTTGGAGAAGCGTTTGCGTTGCTCCTCGAAAATGTCGCCCTGCTTGGCCATGCTGGGAAACATGCGCGCTAACTCGCTTTCCATGCTGGCTGgaaatttgctgttgctgctgtgttgctgttgttggttgctcATGTGGCTGCTGTGACTGGACGATGTGCGCTGCTCAAATGTGttcggcaactgttgctgctgtgctgctgacTGATCAGCTGCTGTGCTTGGTTTATTTTCAAATGATGATGTCGCGGTTGCCGacgtgttgttgctgttgctcagcTGGCTTACGTCATCTGCTCGCGCTGCTTGGCTCATTGCCTTGGCCGCTGTCTCGGCGCTCTTCACAGGCactggcggcggcgttggcgtGGGCGTTAGACTCTTGCGCAACTCGCGCATCTTTGCCGCCGTTTTGAGTATTTGCTCCTGTTCCAGTTTCATTTGCTCGCTGTCCATGGCGCGCACCTGTTCGGCGCTTAGCTCATGATAGCCGCGTCGCTTCACGAACTTTTCATGCGCATCCAGCAGCTGATCGggcgtttgttgctgctgcgcgcgTTGTCCAGGCGACAGACATACCAGCAGCTTGGGATCCGCTTGCGTGGGCAAACCCAGCCAAGCATCGTCTGTGGGCTTGGCGCTAAGCGAAAGCTGCAGCTCGCTTATGTGCGGCAAATTGGGCAGCGGATAgggcatgttgctgttgctgttgctgtttgtttctactttttgttgcagttgttgcagctgctgctgactgatGTTGCTGGCAACGCTGGCGAGCTCCTCAAGCATCTGCTCGCCAAAGGGCATGGAGGCCAAAGTTTCGGTGCATAGCAGACGCAGCTTCTTAATACGTTCCGCATCCGTTTCGCCAGCTGAAATTGTAGAGACTGCAGTTGCtggtggctgttgctgttgctgttgtggggGGAATTGCTGGCGCAATGGAGGTGTGGGTGGTCTGTTGTGTTCTGGTGGTGGTGTGGCCATGTGAATGGCTGTGCATTGACTGTGCTGTGTGCTGTCGGAGCAATGTGAATCGTTCGACTCTTGGCGCTTGAGCAAAAGTGTTGTTAGCtgtgctggttgctgttgtgtttcaagattgctgctgttgttacatGCGGGAGGAGTATAGTGCATATAGCTGGGGGGTGGTGGCACAGGCGGCGGGGAGGGGGATAACGTacagcgttgttgttgctgttgttgttgctccgtAGCAACAACATTAGCGTTACCGTTTACATTGCCGCACtgttctgcttcttcttcttcttcgcgTCGCGTCATTTCGATTAATTCGCGCACTTTTTCCATGCTACGTACGAATTCTTTGCGCGTTACCGACAGCGTTGACGCTGCATCGACACTGTTGGCCAATTCGACGGACGTTTGCTCGTTGGCCGAATTCGTTGCCGTTGGCGCTCGCGTTAGCGTAGGCGTCTctgctggcgttggcgtcgcGGCGCTTAACAGCGAGGAAAGCGAACTGCCAGCCGAtagattattgttgttgtcgctgttgctgttgctgttgctgctgttgggatGAGCATTAACAGGTGTGCTCTCTCTACTTGTTGGCTCTGTTTCCACTTCCGTATCCACTTCCGTTTCAACCTGCAATTgtttagtgttgttgttgttctagtTTCAACTAATTGTTACTCAATAAAGAGCTAAATACGCAAAAGCGAAGCCAAAAGCGTAAAACAAAGAGCAATAACTAAATAGTTTAGCAGCCTCTTtcaacaattgaaaatatttacgcaacaattttcaatggAAAGATTTCAAccccaaaacaaaatgctgccAATTCAATTTAGAGAtctacttatatatatataatttaactaatCCCCTGAAATATTGcttatcaaatattattttgttgctgtctgtactataaaattttgttagtttatattttgtttagcttctaaccttgaatttcaaaatgtgttcaaaattaattaattagcaactaCTCTAATATTTTAGCACCTATTGTAGCTTCTATGTGCCGCTTTTGAGGCATTAGTGGGTTAGTACTGCAGTACGAACCTCACACTCTCCCTCGGTTTCGTtttcggtttcggtttcgTTGGACGAGCTATGGCGCTCCAGCGtgttgctggtggtggtgctggtgctgctgagCTCATCGTCTTGCGGGCGCTTGATTAGCTTGCTGGCATCCGTGTCCAGATCGATGAGTGCGCGTTCCGCTAGCGCTGCGGCCTGCTCCAGTTCGAGTTCCATTAGATCCGACACACTGCTGGAGGCGGATGAGCTTAGATACACCAGCTCAGCGTCTTCCAGCTGCGGCGACAGCGCGCTCTGCAGTCTGGTGCAGCTTTCGAAATCGCTGGGCGGCTCTATCAACTTGGTTTCCAGCATTATGGCCAGCGGCTCCTCGCGACGCTTGTGGCGACGACTAAAGTCGAGCTGACTGCGCGGAAACGTTTCGTTGAGCTTGGCGGGCGCACGCGTTTGGCTCTGCTCctggaagctgctgctgctgctgcgactgagactgagcACATGCTCACCGCCTAGCTCGCTGTTCTCCTCCAGTATGCTGTCCAGATAGCGCGGACTGAGCAGCTGCGGCAAGAAGTGCGATTCGAGTGCGTTGCGCTTCTGGGCGCGCTtctgacgcagctgctcctgctgctcgGCGCGGCTGCTGGACGGCACATCTGGACTCACAGCGAGCGTCGGCGTGCCAGCCTCCGACTCCGAGTCTACCTCGCAGACCAGCGGCGAGTGCAGATTGTAATTAAACTCACCGGAGCTGCAGTCGCtgttcagctccagctcttgGATTTGCACATCGCGCGTGAACTTTTCGAACTgcgacagctgctgcacattttTGGGCGAGGGAGATTCAACGAGATAGCGTGGGGGTGGTGATAAGGTGCCGTTGctattgatgctgctgccgctgttgctgctgctgttgctgtcggcaattgctgctcagctggtgctgctgatCTGCTCGATTGTGGGCTTACCATTGCGTGCACGCTCCTCCTCATGCGATGTCCACGCGTATGACTGATGTATGCTGCTCTGTTGCTGGCAATGCGTTGCTGTGACTGCGattgctgtggttgctgctgctgctgctgtgttggcaattgttgctcAGCTTGGCTGCTTGTGGTGGGTCAGCAACATTTTCACGCTCAATGCGATGCACTATgacatgttgctgctctgctgcggGCAACTGTTTCTCTGCTGCTTGCaatggttgctgttgctgctgtgttgctgtcggcaattgctgctcagatgactgctgctgttggctggaGTCAGTTACATTTTCACGCTCTATGCGATGCACTATgacatgttgctgctctgctgctggcaactgtTGCGCTCCTGTCGTTGgcgattgctgttgctgctgtgttgctgctggcaaatgtTGCTCagctgtctgctgctgttgctcagcAACATTTTCTTGCACTATGCGATGTACTATGAtctgttgtgttgctgctgctgattgcggTTGCTGTATTGCTgctggctctgctgctgttggcaactgttgctcagTTGGCTCAGCAATATCCGCACGCACTATGCGATGCACTATGACCTTCACCTGGCGTGGACTACCTGGTGCTTTTAGTGGTTGCTCTGCAGCCaactgttgctcttgctcttgctgctgctgctgttgttgctgttgctgttgctttgagTTCTTAGCGCCCATGTCGTTGTTAATTATCGCTGCTACTGATTGATCTATTGACAGCTGCTCTAGCTGTTCTGCTTGCgcgtgtttgctgctgctgctgctgacagcaaCTAGGCCCAGCTCttcgacagcagcaactgctgttgtgttgctgctgctgtcagtgcCTGTGTTTGACCCATTTGAATTGCTGCCAGATATTTCAGCATTGcttgaagttgctgctgactcaacttgctcttgctctggctCTAGCTGCTCCGCTttgttttgtggctgctgctgctgctgcttattgcgTTTGTTACGATTAcgattgcgattgcgattACGATTATTTGGCATCGTCTAAGACTGTAAAACTGTAGTGAAGCTCAAAGCTTGTTTATAGGTttgttatatgtataaatgtgtgtgtgtgtgtgtgtatttgtttgttgcagtCTGTTATTGactattacgcatacgccgcatacgccgcgtttgGCTTCAATCAGCGAAatctaaatattaaatttttttcttatttttttgctcGTTTAGtgtcgttgtttttgttttgttttttttttatgtgcgcgCTTTGTTGTCGTTAATTTTGTGGGATTCTCTGTGTCACTCGTCGCTGGCAGAAACACAACTAAAACTGAAAAGCTGCGGCAAACGACGCCAACAGCC
Protein-coding regions in this window:
- the LOC108596118 gene encoding uncharacterized protein LOC108596118 isoform X3, with translation MLETKLIEPPSDFESCTRLQSALSPQLEDAELVYLSSSASSSVSDLMELELEQAAALAERALIDLDTDASKLIKRPQDDELSSTSTTTSNTLERHSSSNETETENETEGECEVETEVDTEVETEPTSRESTPVNAHPNSSNSNSNSDNNNNLSAGSSLSSLLSAATPTPAETPTLTRAPTATNSANEQTSVELANSVDAASTLSVTRKEFVRSMEKVRELIEMTRREEEEEAEQCGNVNGNANVVATEQQQQQQQRCTLSPSPPPVPPPPSYMHYTPPACNNSSNLETQQQPAQLTTLLLKRQESNDSHCSDSTQHSQCTAIHMATPPPEHNRPPTPPLRQQFPPQQQQQQPPATAVSTISAGETDAERIKKLRLLCTETLASMPFGEQMLEELASVASNISQQQLQQLQQKVETNSNSNSNMPYPLPNLPHISELQLSLSAKPTDDAWLGLPTQADPKLLVCLSPGQRAQQQQTPDQLLDAHEKFVKRRGYHELSAEQVRAMDSEQMKLEQEQILKTAAKMRELRKSLTPTPTPPPVPVKSAETAAKAMSQAARADDVSQLSNSNNTSATATSSFENKPSTAADQSAAQQQQLPNTFEQRTSSSHSSHMSNQQQQHSSNSKFPASMESELARMFPSMAKQGDIFEEQRKRFSNIEHSLQPTLTPQTKRYSNIETSSYESKQRIENGQVVYDYSNSSREQQQQGDKPQKFPTAATATAVDEVDCAPPVPPPPAAANIMSATKLNGSTFIDDAQQQQQQQLSSESSREQTNSTAKVNSSSSGGGTYEEFRQRAKAAIEAIGQPQTSQGNRLDNENLFKDFDALSQQLNAELSASRSERQQRDKSASLFDLSRASSSQEQQLKRQRHAHMQELEREIERSSRSRQERMSSVPRQITIDLAPDYEPRSRRSESLCNLSDAQRPHSSAECYRPVPAPPQQRQDDDWSRYASDLGYSENIARPFAREVEICYQRQRQPHAIRAPRLSASTNDLSSSSSYDVHNAYAGARRHAPMLQQAPPSQQQRPHYASCYSMIERDPNPTYISTTSRRGVSPAPAAAPPAYDRQRRASLPRELHEQQLQYIMSKEEQLKLEFEKLQQERQRLMEQMQRAPTVLQAPPPRRESYRPAPKLPTLSEDEVFRQQMAEEWMHKVAEREERRQHKIIKISKIEDEQQHASEQQANLSDEFLHRVKERRHKLAMPADSDWESGAESQPKPAAADSDAEAPQPPVRVLEGQSEANLRELPRHLREFAKFSSSEQLADGQTQRHEQQERSETATDNSLSSASKKSCIVKTYKVSRLPPSVQAKAIKSEQQQQQLQEQQRVPQRAATPTMTAKLRQRPQKQTRFLLSPQQLQQQRQRRSWSESDLLKEIDNELQLAKGFLFANVYKVKHEYMSEPETETDRPRKMAQLGRRQYDGIGPVTNDGMPIILRSEVQAPHQHEWYKRLYQTIHKQKNGDDFVIRYKCPRARPSYKSNGYMSEPEPNYDSDYSTLRYRTPNPLRVQSVSSAVNVRNLNQDDKVYGTMPNPIKSAPNAYKNQPGRIENYTTGHSSVSEQQKKENLEQSKLSPLYTEGNLSRALAKESGYTSDSNLVFRKKELPQSSPLSPVEQRQAYKSLQAGGEPPLLGFRKPAPEKPKDYDSSAAPPIPPQPPLKSYSNGDQLDFGSDVNVQFKTPMRHEYKPHISEEELAIRQAEHMQKLYQEERRRKYLQELQDMNSRRHTDNFTPSQKSPIALNRYDDFPTDVTLKSLVGPKTVARALYNFQGQSSKELSFRKGDTIYIRRQIDANWYEGEHNAMIGLLPASYVEIIRRDGANTPAKRPSEGQARAKYNFQAQSGVELSLNKGELVTLTRRVDGNWFEGKIANRKGIFPVSYVEVLTDIGAEDIAARTTTIISHSTTNLRPNLEQLRTNINNEFNTITQNGAQAPNGILKDTRTLHKTDALHVDTSSEPLTYRALYKYRPQNSDELELFEGDLVHVLEKCDDGWYVGTSQRTGCFGTFPGNYVERA
- the LOC108596118 gene encoding uncharacterized protein LOC108596118 isoform X4, with amino-acid sequence MLETKLIEPPSDFESCTRLQSALSPQLEDAELVYLSSSASSSVSDLMELELEQAAALAERALIDLDTDASKLIKRPQDDELSSTSTTTSNTLERHSSSNETETENETEGECEVETEVDTEVETEPTSRESTPVNAHPNSSNSNSNSDNNNNLSAGSSLSSLLSAATPTPAETPTLTRAPTATNSANEQTSVELANSVDAASTLSVTRKEFVRSMEKVRELIEMTRREEEEEAEQCGNVNGNANVVATEQQQQQQQRCTLSPSPPPVPPPPSYMHYTPPACNNSSNLETQQQPAQLTTLLLKRQESNDSHCSDSTQHSQCTAIHMATPPPEHNRPPTPPLRQQFPPQQQQQQPPATAVSTISAGETDAERIKKLRLLCTETLASMPFGEQMLEELASVASNISQQQLQQLQQKVETNSNSNSNMPYPLPNLPHISELQLSLSAKPTDDAWLGLPTQADPKLLVCLSPGQRAQQQQTPDQLLDAHEKFVKRRGYHELSAEQVRAMDSEQMKLEQEQILKTAAKMRELRKSLTPTPTPPPVPVKSAETAAKAMSQAARADDVSQLSNSNNTSATATSSFENKPSTAADQSAAQQQQLPNTFEQRTSSSHSSHMSNQQQQHSSNSKFPASMESELARMFPSMAKQGDIFEEQRKRFSNIEHSLQPTLTPQTKRYSNIETSSYESKQRIENGQVVYDYSNSSREQQQQGDKPQKFPTAATATAVDEVDCAPPVPPPPAAANIMSATKLNGSTFIDDAQQQQQQQLSSESSREQTNSTAKVNSSSSGGGTYEEFRQRAKAAIEAIGQPQTSQGNRLDNENLFKDFDALSQQLNAELSASRSERQQRDKSASLFDLSRASSSQEQQLKRQRHAHMQELEREIERSSRSRQERMSSVPRQITIDLAPDYEPRSRRSESLCNLSDAQRPHSSAECYRPVPAPPQQRQDDDWSRYASDLGYSENIARPFAREVEICYQRQRQPHAIRAPRLSASTNDLSSSSSYDVHNAYAGARRHAPMLQQAPPSQQQRPHYASCYSMIERDPNPTYISTTSRRGVSPAPAAAPPAYDRQRRASLPRELHEQQLQYIMSKEEQLKLEFEKLQQERQRLMEQMQRAPTVLQAPPPRRESYRPAPKLPTLSEDEVFRQQMAEEWMHKVAEREERRQHKIIKISKIEDEQQHASEQQANLSDEFLHRVKERRHKLAMPADSDWESGAESQPKPAAADSDAEAPQPPVRVLEGQSEANLRELPRHLREFAKFSSSEQLADGQTQRHEQQERSETATDNSLSSASKKSCIVKTYKVSRLPPSVQAKAIKSEQQQQQLQEQQRVPQRAATPTMTAKLRQRPQKQTRFLLSPQQLQQQRQRRSWSESDLLKEIDNELQLAKGFLFANVYKVKHEYMSEPETETDRPRKMAQLGRRQYDGIGPVTNDGMPIILRSEVQAPHQHEWYKRLYQTIHKQKNGDDFVIRYKCPRARPSYKSNGYMSEPEPNYDSDYSTLRYRTPNPLRVQSVSSAVNVRNLNQDDKVYGTMPNPIKSAPNAYKNQPGRIENYTTGHSSVSEQQKKEWWDEVMDIFNGNLEQSKLSPLYTEGNLSRALAKESGYTSDSNLVFRKKELPQSSPLSPVEQRQAYKSLQAGGEPPLLGFRKPAPEKPKDVNVQFKTPMRHEYKPHISEEELAIRQAEHMQKLYQEERRRKYLQELQDMNSRRHTDNFTPSQKSPIALNRYDDFPTDVTLKSLVGPKTVARALYNFQGQSSKELSFRKGDTIYIRRQIDANWYEGEHNAMIGLLPASYVEIIRRDGANTPAKRPSEGQARAKYNFQAQSGVELSLNKGELVTLTRRVDGNWFEGKIANRKGIFPVSYVEVLTDIGAEDIAARTTTIISHSTTNLRPNLEQLRTNINNEFNTITQNGAQAPNGILKDTRTLHKTDALHVDTSSEPLTYRALYKYRPQNSDELELFEGDLVHVLEKCDDGWYVGTSQRTGCFGTFPGNYVERA
- the LOC108596118 gene encoding uncharacterized protein LOC108596118 isoform X1 — its product is MLETKLIEPPSDFESCTRLQSALSPQLEDAELVYLSSSASSSVSDLMELELEQAAALAERALIDLDTDASKLIKRPQDDELSSTSTTTSNTLERHSSSNETETENETEGECEVETEVDTEVETEPTSRESTPVNAHPNSSNSNSNSDNNNNLSAGSSLSSLLSAATPTPAETPTLTRAPTATNSANEQTSVELANSVDAASTLSVTRKEFVRSMEKVRELIEMTRREEEEEAEQCGNVNGNANVVATEQQQQQQQRCTLSPSPPPVPPPPSYMHYTPPACNNSSNLETQQQPAQLTTLLLKRQESNDSHCSDSTQHSQCTAIHMATPPPEHNRPPTPPLRQQFPPQQQQQQPPATAVSTISAGETDAERIKKLRLLCTETLASMPFGEQMLEELASVASNISQQQLQQLQQKVETNSNSNSNMPYPLPNLPHISELQLSLSAKPTDDAWLGLPTQADPKLLVCLSPGQRAQQQQTPDQLLDAHEKFVKRRGYHELSAEQVRAMDSEQMKLEQEQILKTAAKMRELRKSLTPTPTPPPVPVKSAETAAKAMSQAARADDVSQLSNSNNTSATATSSFENKPSTAADQSAAQQQQLPNTFEQRTSSSHSSHMSNQQQQHSSNSKFPASMESELARMFPSMAKQGDIFEEQRKRFSNIEHSLQPTLTPQTKRYSNIETSSYESKQRIENGQVVYDYSNSSREQQQQGDKPQKFPTAATATAVDEVDCAPPVPPPPAAANIMSATKLNGSTFIDDAQQQQQQQLSSESSREQTNSTAKVNSSSSGGGTYEEFRQRAKAAIEAIGQPQTSQGNRLDNENLFKDFDALSQQLNAELSASRSERQQRDKSASLFDLSRASSSQEQQLKRQRHAHMQELEREIERSSRSRQERMSSVPRQITIDLAPDYEPRSRRSESLCNLSDAQRPHSSAECYRPVPAPPQQRQDDDWSRYASDLGYSENIARPFAREVEICYQRQRQPHAIRAPRLSASTNDLSSSSSYDVHNAYAGARRHAPMLQQAPPSQQQRPHYASCYSMIERDPNPTYISTTSRRGVSPAPAAAPPAYDRQRRASLPRELHEQQLQYIMSKEEQLKLEFEKLQQERQRLMEQMQRAPTVLQAPPPRRESYRPAPKLPTLSEDEVFRQQMAEEWMHKVAEREERRQHKIIKISKIEDEQQHASEQQANLSDEFLHRVKERRHKLAMPADSDWESGAESQPKPAAADSDAEAPQPPVRVLEGQSEANLRELPRHLREFAKFSSSEQLADGQTQRHEQQERSETATDNSLSSASKKSCIVKTYKVSRLPPSVQAKAIKSEQQQQQLQEQQRVPQRAATPTMTAKLRQRPQKQTRFLLSPQQLQQQRQRRSWSESDLLKEIDNELQLAKGFLFANVYKVKHEYMSEPETETDRPRKMAQLGRRQYDGIGPVTNDGMPIILRSEVQAPHQHEWYKRLYQTIHKQKNGDDFVIRYKCPRARPSYKSNGYMSEPEPNYDSDYSTLRYRTPNPLRVQSVSSAVNVRNLNQDDKVYGTMPNPIKSAPNAYKNQPGRIENYTTGHSSVSEQQKKEWWDEVMDIFNGNLEQSKLSPLYTEGNLSRALAKESGYTSDSNLVFRKKELPQSSPLSPVEQRQAYKSLQAGGEPPLLGFRKPAPEKPKDYDSSAAPPIPPQPPLKSYSNGDQLDFGSDVNVQFKTPMRHEYKPHISEEELAIRQAEHMQKLYQEERRRKYLQELQDMNSRRHTDNFTPSQKSPIALNRYDDFPTDVTLKSLVGPKTVARALYNFQGQSSKELSFRKGDTIYIRRQIDANWYEGEHNAMIGLLPASYVEIIRRDGANTPAKRPSEGQARAKYNFQAQSGVELSLNKGELVTLTRRVDGNWFEGKIANRKGIFPVSYVEVLTDIGAEDIAARTTTIISHSTTNLRPNLEQLRTNINNEFNTITQNGAQAPNGILKDTRTLHKTDALHVDTSSEPLTYRALYKYRPQNSDELELFEGDLVHVLEKCDDGWYVGTSQRTGCFGTFPGNYVERA